TCGGAGCTTTCCCGTCAGAAACAAGCCACATAACAGCAAGGGAAGAACAGCTACCGAAATGAATGTAAGTGTCATCTTCTTCCTTAGTTTCATATCATTCATCATTCGTATAAAAAACATGGCTTGCCCTCCCCGATCAGTACGGCTGCTGCGCGCAAAATGCCCCTTTTCATATAAAAAGGGGCATGCATAACTCAATCAATTGTTTTCTATCTTTCGCCATTTGTACTGTTGTACTGATCCTTTAAGCCCTAAGCCTTGCTGGACCTTATGGCCCGAAGCCTGAACCATCCACTTTCATAGTCTTTCTGTCTGTAGACAAGAGGGAGGCCCAACTTCATAAGCCTATCCCCCCATGGATAGACTTTTCCCCGCTATTTCCAGACTGAACTTCATATTCGAGTTCTGGATTCAGTCCGTCAAGGCGCAGGGCTCGCCAAGGTGCATTCGGAACAGCCATCACTTGGAAATAGTAGACGATGGCATCCTCTTGGTCTTCGGAAACAAACATCCAAGCCGACTCGTTATTTTCAAACGGACTCTTTAGGCGATACAAGTCACCCTTCTGTACTAAGCCACGAATCTGCTTGTATGCTGTGACTTGACGTTTAACCGTCTCTTTTTCCTCATCGGTGAATTTCGTGAGATCAAGCTCATATCCAAAATTTCCAGACATGGCAACATCACCTCGAAAATCAAGGGGCGTTATGCGTCCAACTTGATGGTTCGGAACGGCCGACACATGGGCTCCGATGGCGCTTACAGGATAGACAAGGCTAGTTCCATATTGAATCTTCAGGCGTTCCACCGCATCGGTATTATCACTAGTCCAGACTTGAGGCATGTAGTAAAGCATGCCTGGATCAAAACGTCCTCCACCACTTGAGCAACTCTCAAAAAGAATATGCGGAAATTCGGTGGTGACGCGCTCTAACAGCTCATACAATCCAAGAACATAGCGATGGGCAGTCTCGGATTGGCGTTCCGGCGGCAGATCAGCGGAACCAATTTCCGTCAGGCACCGATTCATATCCCACTTCACGTAAGAGACTGGAGCACTGGAGAAAATGGCAGCCAGCGAATCGTAGATGTAATCGCGCACTTCCTTGCGAGTATAGTCCAGTACCAACTGCCATCTGGCTTCGCTACGTCGCCGTCCTGGAACGTGAAGACACCAGTCTGGATGCTTGCGGTACAATTCGCTGTCTGGAGAGATCATTTCCGGCTCGAACCAGAGTCCGAATTTAAGCCCCAGCTGATTGATACGTTTGGCAACATCGGCCAGTCCGTCTGGCAGCTTCCGGCGATCTTCGTACCAATCACCGAGAGACGAATTGTCAGAATCCCGTTTTCCGAACCAACCGTCATCCAGGACAAAGAGTTCGATGCCTAGCTCAGCCCCCTCTTTCGCTATCGATACCAACTTATCCGCATCGAAGTCAAAATAGGTAGCTTCCCAGTTATTGACCAGAATAGGGCGTTCTTCATCCCTATATGTCCCTCGGCAAAGCCGAGTCCGATACAAGCGATGATATGTACGCGACATTTCTCCCAGTCCTTGACCGGAATAAACCATAACGGCTTCTGGCGTTTGGAAGCTCTCCCCTGGATTCAGTAACCATGAAAAGTCAAACGAGTTTACGCCAATGCTAAACCGTGTAGAGCCAAATGAATCTAATTCTGCTCCCGCCTCAAAGCCTCCGCTGTACACAAGGCTAAAGCCGAATGCCTCACCCTGGCTTTCCGTGGTCTCCTGCGTGACTAATGCAGTAAAAGGATTAAGCTGATGGCTGCTCATGCCTCTTTTACTATCAATTCGGGTTTCGCCTTGAAGAATCGGTTTGCGGGTAATATTCCCTTCCCGAGCCCATGCTCCCGAAAGATACATGAACTCTAAATCGCTTTTCCCCGCGAAATCGACACTGGCGCTTAGTGCACGGAGGAGCCGAAGATTTTGTCCCCCCGCATTACTCAAACGAGCCGAACGAGCGATTACATTTCGATCCGCGAAGACGGTGTAAAGAAGAACCACTTTAAGACCTGAAAAGGCATCCTTTAATTCCAGTTCCAACGTATCCGCTTCGGCTTCATTCTCGGTATAAACGGCCGGAAGCCCGGGTAAAGATGGCTTTCCCTTAATGATCCGGTAACCATCGTACTTTAACTCCGTGATGCGTGTTCCATCCTCAAGCTCTACTTGATACGCCGGTGTACGGAAGTCTCCACTCCCATACTGCGGGTATTCTTGCGGCAGCCGATCTAATCCAGCCGTCGCGGGAGTGTGAAGCAATAGATCAGCCATGGGTTCGCGGTGCTTCAACCTGTCTCCCCAGTATACATGCACAGGAAATCCATCGACAATCTGAATAATATAACTCATGCCCGACGACTGCAAATGAAACAGCCCCGGTTGCTCTTGAACAATGATACCCATTGGGAAAATAACCCCTCTCTTAGATAATAATCATCGGAGATCCACACCTAAAATGGCACTTAGAACAACCCTTTTGTAACAGCCATCAACTAAGTCCATATGGTGTAAAGCTTGATAAGATTCAATGATATAGCAATAGGTTCTATAGAAATCATATATTAATTTTAGATATGAAGTACATGGCATGGTACTCACTATTTATGTTATAATGCTTGATAATTTACATAAGGAGATATACCGTGATTGAGTATTTGCCACGTAGTAAACAGCACTCTGAATTGTATCTAACTCAGTTTGGCATAGAGGAATGCATACCCGGTCACTTTTTTGGACCTGCTATAAGAGATCACTATCTGCTCCATTATATTTTGGACGGGGAGGGTACCTTCGAGGTCGGTGGGTTCAGTTATCGCTTACGGAAAGGACAATGGTTCCTAATCTGCCCGCAAGTCATCACTTATTATCAAGCCGATGTAGTGAATCCTTGGTCTTATTGCTGGTTTGGTTTTAACGGGTCACTGGCAGAAACACTCCTCAAGCAGGCAGGCCTGACGATGATGTCCCCAATCCTCTACTTTGAAGGAGAGCATTTGATTTATCAGTATTTGCAACAAATGAACGAATCAAGTGGGTATCATAAAGCTCGGGAAACCAGATTGGCCGGGCTGCTTTACTCAATGTTATCGGAGCTAATTGAGTTCAGTCCGGCAACGTTCTCTGGACAAAAGGAAGGTCGGGCGGAAATTTACGTTGAAAAAGTGAAGGATTTTATCGAAATGAATTATGCTCAGAAAATTACCATTGAGCATATTGCAAATTTTATCGGACTCAATCGGAGTTATTTATGTTCGTTATTTAAACAACGAGTAAGCACAAGCATTCAGGACTATCTGATTCGCTACAGGATCAACAAAGCTTGTGAAATGATGGGTAACGCTGAACTTTCGATAGGCGATATTTCCCGTTCAGTCGGCTATAATGACCCTTTACTCTTCTCAAAAATTTTTAAAAAGGTAAAGGGATTCTCTCCCAAACATTATCGAGCCGAAACCCATGCTCAAATGCAAAACGACTACTGAAATTACCAGTAGAAGCCTCTAACGAATAAAAGAGGTCAACCAGAAAACTGGCTGACCTCTTTTATGTTTATTTTGCAGTTTGTCCTTCCAAATAAGAAACAGGTTCTTTAACCTCTACTTTGGTACCGCCAAATTCATCCTTAATGTACTTTTGAGTATCCTCGTTATGATAGAGATCCGCTAATTTTTGTAGTCCCTTATCGTTTGCCTTATCCGCTGAAGTTACCAGAACGTTAATATTGTTCTTTGTCGCCTGACTGATCTCTTCGTGGAACAAGGAATCCTTCAGTACGTTCAGACCGCCTTCTAAAGCAATCGTGTTCCCGATCAACACCAAGCCTACATCTTGAATCACGCGCGGACCTGTTTTGTCGTCGATGAGTTCAAATTTCAAGTTTTTTGGGTTACTCGTAATATCATTGACTGTACCTAAAGCATCATTAAAGTCAGCTTTAAGTTTAATCAAACCGGATGCTTCCAACAGCTTCAAACCTCTTGCTGTATTCGCCGGATTGTCCGCCAAAGCCACCAACGCTCCGTCGGTCACTTCATCAATACTTTTGAACTTTTGCGAATAAATCCCCATCGGCTCCAGATAGGTGGTGGCTATCGCCTTCAAATCGGCTTTGCTCTCTTTGTTATAGCTCACCAGATACGCCCACGATTGGAATGCATTCACGTCCACATCGCCTTGTCTAGTCGCATTGTTCGTTTCGATTCCACCGTTAATTTCCTTTACTTCAATATCCAGCTTGGCATCCTTGGCGGCCTGGGATTGAGCAATATGCTTCCAAATCTGCGCGTCAGACCCCATGGAGCCAATGACTACCTTTTGCGTTTCCGCACCGGAAGCGGAGCTGGAGCCATTACTGTCTGTACTTTTATTGCCGCATCCTGCAGCTACGAGTAATAAACTAATCCCTAATAGTAAAACGAACGATTTCTTCATGTTGTTTTCCCCCAGATCATGCTAGTATGCTAGTGCATCGTCATTCCACCTGTAACATTAATCGCTTGTCCTGTCATATATGCGGAGAGCGGACTTGCCAAAAACAGCACCACATTGGCGACATCCTCTACCTCGGCGGTTCTCCCCAATGGTACCTGCGAACAATCTTCTTCATATATCTCCTGGGCGGACATTCCGCGAATGACGCCCCCTTCAATCCGCTCACGATGCTTCATCGGCGTTTCTACGATACCTGGACAAACCGCATTCACCAAAATTTGATGCGGAGCAAGCTCAATGGCCATCACCTTGGTCAAGCCGAGAACCGCATGTTTGGATGCACAATATCCGCCCATAGCCCGATATCCATTTTTTCCAGCCTGTGAAGCAATTTGGATAATTCGCCCCGGTTTACGCGCGTCCACCATTTCCTTGGCAAACCGTTTGGACGCTACATATAGCCCGGTTGAATTGATTGAAAATACTTTCTCCCAATCAGCCAACTCACTATCAATGACATAATCCATCGTAGAAGTACCTGCGCAGTTCACCAATATGTCAGGAACTCCCGTTTCGCTGATTAGCAGATTGCACCATCTTTCGATATCATCCGGCTTGGATATGTCCAATTGAGTTTCAACCAACTGTGAATTGACCACTCTATACGGTTCTTCATATGAAATATCAGCAGAAATCACCTTAGCTCCACTTTGAATGAAAAGCTCTACAATCCCCTTGCCTATACCCGACTTACCGCCTGTCACTACTGCTGTCTGATGAGATAGGTCTATTGAAATCATAGATTTTAAAATACTCTTTTGAAAGGATCGCGGCTAATGCCAGCCTCCAACACAATCTTCACATATTCCTGCGCAGAGAAAAGAGAATGGTCCTTATAGTTCCCGCATTCCAAAGCAGTAACAGCCGGGACTTCTGTCGTTTCCAGAATTCTTTTCAACGTTTTTTCCAAAGCAAGTGCAATTTCCTCAGGCTCGTGTTCATTCCATAAAATCAAGTAGAATCCCGTTCTGCAGCCCATAGGAGAAATATCAATAATTCCCTTGATTTCGTCTCTCAGATACGTCGCCAATAAATGCTCCAGCGTATGTACAGCAGCTGTTGGCAATGCGTCTTCATTCGGTTGTAGAAATCTCAAGTCATACTTTTGTACCGTGCTTCCTTTTTCATCATGCTCTACTCCCGCTGCTCTTACATAAGGAGCCTTTACAATCGTGTGGTCTAATTGAAAGCTTTCTACTTTTGCCATTTTGCTCATCCTCATTTTCTGTAATTTATATTTTTGATCTAATAACGACTACTCAACATTTGTGCTATTTTCGAAAAAATTTAATGCTTTAAATCAGCATTTTTGCAATTATACATCGGATTACTCGGTTTTACCACTATAATTATTATTTTATTTCTTATTTCTTTGTCCGTCTCTCCTTTGCCTGTACGTTTTGACATAGTGTACAATATATACGGTAATCCATTTTTACGAAATAGATCGAGGACATCGTAAGCCTCATTTAGGAGAATGCTCTGTGAATGAACCGGATTGGAAGCACTTGAATGCTGTCCCTTTGCCCTTGCAGGAATTTCAGCTACAGCTGGACCAGAACAGTGTTGACGCCAAGCAACTAGAGGAATGGAGAAAGATTCCCGTCCTTTATCAACTCGCTCTGGAGGAGTTAAAGAATAAAATTAAGCTGATCCAGACGGAATGGAAACTGATAGATGGTTTTAGCCCGATTGAGCACATTAAAACCCGGATCAAAGAACCCCACAGCATTGTGGAAAAGGTTCGGCGCAAAGGGCATGAGGTCACCCTGGACAATATATTGCGTGAAATTCATGATATCGCAGGCATGCGCGTGGTATGTGCTTTTGTCAAAGATATCTATCGTCTGATGGATCACCTCCGCACACGGGAAGACATTCGGATTCTAGAGGTCAAGGACTATATTGCCCATCCTAAGCCCAACGGCTATCAGAGCCTACATGTCATTGTGGAGATTCCATTGATTCTGTTTGAGGGCACACGCTGGATTAAGGTCGAAATTCAATTGCGCACATTGGCTATGGATTTCTGGGCCAGTATGGAGCATATTTTGTACTATAAGTTTGATAAGAAAGTGCCCGAACACGTGGTTAACGGGTTGACCGAAGCTGCACGTGCAACCTACGAACTGGATCAGAAAATGCTCAAATTGCGTGGCGAAATTTTATCGCTTAGCGAGGAACAGGATGTGGAAGAGGCCTCGGTCAAACGAGCCGAGGAGTCAGCTTTGAAGGCACTTTCCCTCCCCGCAGATCACGCCACTTCTCGGTCGCAGACGTGCTAGGCATACAGGCACAGGATAACTAAAGCATTCAATCGAGGCTGTTCCCTCTCTCGTGCTGGAGCTTAGGAACTTATGTATGATGTATAAATAAAGAGCCGTCAAAACCACTATGATCATGGTTTTGACGGCTCTTTTGCACATTTTTCTAATCAAATATTACTGCTTCTCGTGAATCTCTGTGCTGATTTTCTCTACGATGTCCGCAATACTGAATGATCCCAGATCGCCTTCGCCGCGTTTGCGCACGGCTACAGTACCGGTTGTTTTTTCATTTTCTCCGATAACGAACATGTATGGAACCTTCTCCAATTGCGCTTCACGGATTTTATAACCAAGCTTCTCATTCCGAGTATCCACTTCGACGCGCAGACCCGCTTTCAGCAACGCTTCCTGCACCTCATTGGCAGTCTCGATATAGTTCTCGGATACAGGCAACAGCTTCGCATGAACAGGAGCCAACCACAATGGGAATGCACCTGTAAAATGCTCAGTCAGAATGCCCATGAAGCGGTCAATCGAACCGTAGATGGCACGGTGAATAACGACTGGACGGTGCTTCTGGTTATCCTCGCCCACATAAGTGAGGTCGAACTTCTCAGGCATTTGGAAGTCCAATTGGATTGTTCCGCACTGCCAGCTGCGTTTGAGCGCATCGAGAATGTGGAAGTCAATTTTTGGACCATAAAATGCTCCATCTCCCGCATTAATACGGTAGTTCATGCCCAGATGTTCCAGTACGTTTTGCAAAGCTTGTTCCGCTTGATCCCACAGCGCTGGTTCGCCCATAAAGTCGTCCGGACGTGTGGACAATTCCACTGTGAATTCAAAGCCAAACACACTGTACATTTCGTTAATCAGCTTGATTACGTCTGTAATCTCTTTTTCAATCTGTTCTGGTGTCACGAAAATATGCGCATCATCCTGACAGAATGTACGAACACGCATCATACCGTTCAACGCACCGGACAGCTCATGACGATGCACTTGTCCAAATTCGGATATACGAATCGGCAGATCGCGGTAAGAATGAAGTTCATTTTTAAACACAAGCATATGCCCCGGGCAGTTCATCGGTTTCAGAGCAAATGTAGTTTCATCTACTTCGGAGAAGTACATGTTTTCTTTGTAATGGTCATAGTGTCCTGATTGTTCCCACAGACGGTTGTTCATCATCAGCGGTGTACGTACTTCCTCATAGCCATGCAAACGTTGAATGTCACGGGAGTAATCTTCCAGCGCAGTACGGACAACCATACCTTTAGGCAGGTAGAACGGCATGCCCGGTGCTTCTTCGGAGAACATGAACAGTTCCAGTTCTTTACCCAGCTTGCGATGGTCGCGTTTTTTCGCTTCCTCCAGCAAGTGCAGATGCTCATCCAGTTGCGCTTTCTTCGGGAATGCTGTTCCGTAGATACGTTGCAGCATCTTGTTGTTGGAATCGCCTCTCCAGTATGCGCCCGCTACACTTAACAGTTTAAACGCTTTGATACGGCCAGTTGATGGCAAATGCGGACCACGACACAGGTCAAAAAATTCGCCTTGATCATAAATCGTAATTTCCGCTTCTTCCGGCAAATCACGGATCAGTTCCAGCTTCAATGGATCTTCCAGTTCACCAAAAATGCGAGTGGCTTCCTCACGGCTGACCACACGACGTGTAATCGGCAGATTTTCCTGCGCGATCTTCGTCATTTCCTTTTCGATCTTCGCCAGATCGTCAACGGACAATGGGTTTTCGATATCAATGTCATAGTAGAAGCCGCTGTCGATGACCGGACCAATACCCAGCTTCACGTTTTTCTCACCGTAAATGCGTTTGAGCGCCTGTGCCAGCAAATGCGCTGTACTGTGACGATAAATTTCCAGACCATCTGTACTGTCCAGCGTAATAATTTCAAGGTCAACGTTCTGATCCAAAACGGTGTTCAGATCTACAGCCTTCCCGTTCACTTTACCTGCTACTGCATTCTTTTTCAGACCGGAGCTGATCGAACCCGCCACGTCGGCGATGGATACACCCTGCTCGTACTCGCGTACGGCTCCATCCGGCAATTTCACTTGAATACTCACGATTAAAGCCTCCATTTCAAATTGTGTGCTATATCAAAATTGAACGCAAAAAAACGCCTCTCTCCCTCAAGGGACGAGTGCGTTCAGCTCGTGGTTCCACCCTAGTTCGGCTCGCTGCTGTACGTACATTCATGTTCATCGGAACATGCTCATGCACGACCTGCGTGGCCCTCCATTGGTATCCGTTAACGGGGATAAATCGGTGGGCGCTTACTGATGTCACTGCCAGCTTGCACAGTTACACGTTCAACGTCACAGCTACAAAGGGGTAACTTCACATGCGGTTGCCGGAAAAGCTCTCAGCCTCGTCTTTTCTCTCTGAACGGCCCTTCAAGGAAATCATGTCTTTGGTCAATGCCTTGAATATTACTATATGCTACAGCATTATAGATCAAATTCGCAGGTATTTCAAGTGGACGTTTATGTAACTTTACAGAAGAACAATGTTATTGCCGCGTCCATCATTCATGCGGCAGCAGATGAACGGATCAGAGAGGTGCTAACCCAGATGTTCGGCAAGACAAAACGGGGAGATTTTATGTTTTATCTGCGCAAGCTGTCATTGAAGGATGATAGTTACCGAGCCTTACTCGATGAAGTTGAACAGATGAGAATGGAGTTTATGAAAGAGATTTTAATCCAGAAGGGAATGCAGCAAACAGTTTTGCTCTTTAAACCCTCCAAAATAGGGACATCAATTGTTGCCTTTTTACTAGCTTTAGCCGCTTGGTTCGTCCTGCAGCTAGGGGGAGTTGCACCATTTCGGTTTTTTCATTCCTTCTATTCCTACGGTGCAGGCTTGTTGTCGAGCTTATTTATTTTACGTTCAATAGGAGATTTCAAATGGGTGGGGTTCTTCAAGAGAAAAAAAGGAACTGTTTTTGCAAAATGGGACACCGTGCTCTACTCGCCCCTTTGTTTTCTCTTGGGAACAGCCATTTTAATGATCATGCTTTTGCGTACGGCATAGCCTAAAGATGATCTTTACCCGTTTTGTTTCTTTCGTACGTCTCCACTCGTTTCTTTCTCAGTGAAAAAGTACAGTAAAGCCAGCACAGGCAAGATGACTCCAATCAGAGCACTTAAATTCCAACCACCTAATGCGTAAGACCAACCACCTAATGATGATCCAATCGCTCCACCTATGAAAAAGATAGACATGAATAATCCGTTCAGACGCCCTCTCGCTTCACTTCCCAAGGAGTAAATAACACGCTGTCCAAGCACAAGATTTCCCGATACAGCCATATCCA
This window of the Paenibacillus polymyxa genome carries:
- a CDS encoding AraC family transcriptional regulator produces the protein MIEYLPRSKQHSELYLTQFGIEECIPGHFFGPAIRDHYLLHYILDGEGTFEVGGFSYRLRKGQWFLICPQVITYYQADVVNPWSYCWFGFNGSLAETLLKQAGLTMMSPILYFEGEHLIYQYLQQMNESSGYHKARETRLAGLLYSMLSELIEFSPATFSGQKEGRAEIYVEKVKDFIEMNYAQKITIEHIANFIGLNRSYLCSLFKQRVSTSIQDYLIRYRINKACEMMGNAELSIGDISRSVGYNDPLLFSKIFKKVKGFSPKHYRAETHAQMQNDY
- a CDS encoding MetQ/NlpA family ABC transporter substrate-binding protein, whose protein sequence is MKKSFVLLLGISLLLVAAGCGNKSTDSNGSSSASGAETQKVVIGSMGSDAQIWKHIAQSQAAKDAKLDIEVKEINGGIETNNATRQGDVDVNAFQSWAYLVSYNKESKADLKAIATTYLEPMGIYSQKFKSIDEVTDGALVALADNPANTARGLKLLEASGLIKLKADFNDALGTVNDITSNPKNLKFELIDDKTGPRVIQDVGLVLIGNTIALEGGLNVLKDSLFHEEISQATKNNINVLVTSADKANDKGLQKLADLYHNEDTQKYIKDEFGGTKVEVKEPVSYLEGQTAK
- a CDS encoding SDR family NAD(P)-dependent oxidoreductase, coding for MISIDLSHQTAVVTGGKSGIGKGIVELFIQSGAKVISADISYEEPYRVVNSQLVETQLDISKPDDIERWCNLLISETGVPDILVNCAGTSTMDYVIDSELADWEKVFSINSTGLYVASKRFAKEMVDARKPGRIIQIASQAGKNGYRAMGGYCASKHAVLGLTKVMAIELAPHQILVNAVCPGIVETPMKHRERIEGGVIRGMSAQEIYEEDCSQVPLGRTAEVEDVANVVLFLASPLSAYMTGQAINVTGGMTMH
- a CDS encoding S-ribosylhomocysteine lyase, with product MAKVESFQLDHTIVKAPYVRAAGVEHDEKGSTVQKYDLRFLQPNEDALPTAAVHTLEHLLATYLRDEIKGIIDISPMGCRTGFYLILWNEHEPEEIALALEKTLKRILETTEVPAVTALECGNYKDHSLFSAQEYVKIVLEAGISRDPFKRVF
- a CDS encoding GTP pyrophosphokinase — its product is MNEPDWKHLNAVPLPLQEFQLQLDQNSVDAKQLEEWRKIPVLYQLALEELKNKIKLIQTEWKLIDGFSPIEHIKTRIKEPHSIVEKVRRKGHEVTLDNILREIHDIAGMRVVCAFVKDIYRLMDHLRTREDIRILEVKDYIAHPKPNGYQSLHVIVEIPLILFEGTRWIKVEIQLRTLAMDFWASMEHILYYKFDKKVPEHVVNGLTEAARATYELDQKMLKLRGEILSLSEEQDVEEASVKRAEESALKALSLPADHATSRSQTC
- the thrS gene encoding threonine--tRNA ligase; this translates as MSIQVKLPDGAVREYEQGVSIADVAGSISSGLKKNAVAGKVNGKAVDLNTVLDQNVDLEIITLDSTDGLEIYRHSTAHLLAQALKRIYGEKNVKLGIGPVIDSGFYYDIDIENPLSVDDLAKIEKEMTKIAQENLPITRRVVSREEATRIFGELEDPLKLELIRDLPEEAEITIYDQGEFFDLCRGPHLPSTGRIKAFKLLSVAGAYWRGDSNNKMLQRIYGTAFPKKAQLDEHLHLLEEAKKRDHRKLGKELELFMFSEEAPGMPFYLPKGMVVRTALEDYSRDIQRLHGYEEVRTPLMMNNRLWEQSGHYDHYKENMYFSEVDETTFALKPMNCPGHMLVFKNELHSYRDLPIRISEFGQVHRHELSGALNGMMRVRTFCQDDAHIFVTPEQIEKEITDVIKLINEMYSVFGFEFTVELSTRPDDFMGEPALWDQAEQALQNVLEHLGMNYRINAGDGAFYGPKIDFHILDALKRSWQCGTIQLDFQMPEKFDLTYVGEDNQKHRPVVIHRAIYGSIDRFMGILTEHFTGAFPLWLAPVHAKLLPVSENYIETANEVQEALLKAGLRVEVDTRNEKLGYKIREAQLEKVPYMFVIGENEKTTGTVAVRKRGEGDLGSFSIADIVEKISTEIHEKQ
- a CDS encoding DUF3995 domain-containing protein, producing MDVYVTLQKNNVIAASIIHAAADERIREVLTQMFGKTKRGDFMFYLRKLSLKDDSYRALLDEVEQMRMEFMKEILIQKGMQQTVLLFKPSKIGTSIVAFLLALAAWFVLQLGGVAPFRFFHSFYSYGAGLLSSLFILRSIGDFKWVGFFKRKKGTVFAKWDTVLYSPLCFLLGTAILMIMLLRTA